The bacterium region TCCCCCACCCGTATACCTGTTGAGTATAAAAGTTCAAGTATTGCCCTGTCTCTTAATATCTGCCATCCTTTTCCTTTAGGAGTTTCAAGTATTTTTATTACTTCTTCTTCTGAAAGAAATGAAGGAAGTCTTTCAGGGACCTTGGGTGTATAGAGTAGAATTGCAGGATTATTTTTTATGAACTTTCTTGTTGAAAGAAATTTAAAAAGTGCTTTTATACTTGCCACCTTTCTGGAAATACTCTTTTCTGTATATCTGGCTTCTGTCTTTAAAGAGGAAAGAAAATCAAGGAAATCTCTGTATTCAACATCTTTAAACGACTTTTTTTTCTTCCTTAAAAAGTTAATAAACTGCAATATATCTACTCTGTATGCTTTTAGCGTATGGGAGGAATAATTTTTCTGGTACTCCAGATATTCAAGAAATTTCTTGAGTAATTCCTTCATCAGTCAAGACGTCCCTTTGTGGAAGGGATAGAAGTTCCTTCTTTTTTAATAGCGTCTTTTAATGCAAGTCCGAGGGACTTAAATATTGCCTCATTAATATGGTGCAGGTTATCCCCATATATAAGGTTGATATGCAGTGTTATTCCACTATGCGTGGTAAATCCCTTCAGGAACTCTTTTGTATCCTCTGTCTCAAAACTTCCTTCTCTTCCTTTTACATAAGGGACATTAAAAACAAGAAGAGGTCTTCCTGATATATCAATAGATGTATTAACTAAAACCTCATCCATAGGAGTTGAAGCAAACCCGAACCTTTTTATACCTTTTCTATCTCCTAATGCTTCTTTTATTGCTTCCCCCAGGCATATCCCAACATCTTCAACTGTATGGTGTGTATCTACCTGAACATCTCCTTTTGCTTTAATTTGCATATCTATACTGGAAAACCTTGAAAATAGTGTAAGCATATGGTCAAGGAAGCCCACCCCTGTAGATATATCACTTTTACCTTTTCCATCAATAACTATCTCAACCAATATATCTGTTTCCTTTGTCTTCCTTTCTACTTTTGCTTTTCTTGCCATATTTTTTATTTTACCTTTTTACTCTGTAAAATCAAAATTTTTCCTAAAATGAGAACTGAAGTAATACAGAGTTTTCAAATTCAGGAACCTCCAGAAATCTTTCAATAACTCTCTCACCTTCATCAGTGAAGAGATATAGATACTGTGGCATTGTGTTTCTTCCTTTAAGATGTATTGAAATACCATCTTTACACTCTGCATTCTCTATCCTGTAAAGTATTCTGCTTTCTGCATATCTGCTTATGTAATCATAACTTTTGAGTATATGGGGAACCTTTTTTATTCCTTCAGATACTCCTTTTACAATATCTTCCCACTGTCCCGGTGTGAGATGTCCAATTCTTTCCTCATGTGTCATAAGGCAACCAAAAAACCCGTTTTCCAGTCCCCTTAAGATATGGAAGATACCTCTTTGTATCGCTTTTTGAATATCTGCATCAGGGTGTTCATTCCAGAAACTTGTACATCCACATAAGAAGTCAAAATCAGGGACAGAAGAACTCATATTTCCTGGGTGTGATACAACATTAAAAAAAGAACTATCCTCTGGAATACTTCCTAATGAAAAGGCAGGTTTGCCATAGGGGGCAACATCCCAATGGTGTGCAGAGGTATCATCCCATACCTTACCTATTCTTATGGGATTCATAAGGTATCGTTCTCCTCTCTCTTTTAGAAATGGTAGTGCTTTAAGTCCAATCTCTCCAAAGTGGGCATTGACTGTAAGAGAAGGATGGATATTCCATTCAGAGAATTTTTTATCCACTCTTTCAAAGTTATGGTTTAATTCTTCAATAGAGAATTCGTCTCCACTATGTTTCATATATATTGGAAATTCATTTATATTTTTAGGGTCTGAAAAGGCATGTGGAGAGAACTCTGCAAGTCCATCATGATGTTTTATACGAATCCCTCTTATATCCTCTTTCTGTATATCATCAATAAAAAGTCCTGCATTGGGGACAAACCCATATTTGTTAAGTACATCAAGCCAGATAAGATTTGAGACCGTTTCTCTATATTTTGCTACAGGACTGCCTGAAAAGGAAACATCATCTATTCTCGCTGTAACAAAAGGAGGCATCATTTTCGTAATATATGGTTTTTTGGCAGACCATATGAGGATATTTTTAAAAATACCATCCAGACCTTCTGTAAACCCAAGGTATTCATCCTGCCATAGAGATGCAGAAAGGAGGAAAAATACAATTTTACCCTTCCCCAAACGTCTGTAAATACCTGATATGTTATCTCTCTCATCAAGTAAAAAAGGAAACCATCCTTCAGATGCTGCCACAGAGTAAGACAACACAGGACTTTTAAGGAGAACCTCTTTCTGCAGAATACTGTTAGCAAGTGTTGTTTCAGGCAATATCTTTAAAATGGAAGTTTTTTTCGCAGAAATCCTATCAATATTAAGGAGGTTCAGAAAAGATAAAGGATACCACTCAAGATATCCATCTAAGACAATAAGTCCCATACCCCGCGAGACCATCTTAAGGATACTGGTAGTTTCATCTGCGCTTAATGACTTGCTTATACCTTCCTGTGCAAGGATAAGAAGGTGTGTGGTTTCCAGTTCATCAGAAGCAATTCTACTTCTTGAAAGGTCAATCAATTCATAGTATATCCCGAAGTGTTCCAGCGCCTTGAGGATGGATTTATAGACCCTCGTATAATTTACATGGTGTGCCGAATCAACCACTATCTTAGTTTTCATCCGTTATTATCCTCACAATAGAGAAATTTTTTTAAAAAAGGAATTTTCACAAAAGAGTATATCATACATTGTTCTTAAATCAAGACCGCATCTTTTTCCTCTCTGTATGATTTCTTGACTTTTCTGTAAATTTATAATA contains the following coding sequences:
- the hisB gene encoding imidazoleglycerol-phosphate dehydratase HisB, whose protein sequence is MARKAKVERKTKETDILVEIVIDGKGKSDISTGVGFLDHMLTLFSRFSSIDMQIKAKGDVQVDTHHTVEDVGICLGEAIKEALGDRKGIKRFGFASTPMDEVLVNTSIDISGRPLLVFNVPYVKGREGSFETEDTKEFLKGFTTHSGITLHINLIYGDNLHHINEAIFKSLGLALKDAIKKEGTSIPSTKGRLD
- a CDS encoding site-specific integrase, with the protein product MKELLKKFLEYLEYQKNYSSHTLKAYRVDILQFINFLRKKKKSFKDVEYRDFLDFLSSLKTEARYTEKSISRKVASIKALFKFLSTRKFIKNNPAILLYTPKVPERLPSFLSEEEVIKILETPKGKGWQILRDRAILELLYSTGIRVG